From the genome of Azospirillum baldaniorum:
CCTTGCGGTTGATCCCCATGAAGCGGACCGACAGGCTGGGTGCCACCTCGCCGGGGACACCGGGCTGGAACAGGCCGATCACGCCCTGCTTCGCCTCGCCGGTGCGCAGCAGAAGAATGCTGGTGCGGCCTTCGGGCGTGACGTGCAGCTTGTCGCTGGGGATCAGCGGCAGGCCGCGCCAGGTCAGGAAGGGCGAGCCGTGCAGGGTGACCGTGGGCGGCGGAACGCCGCGGCGGGTGCATTCGCGCCCGAAGGCGGCGATGGCGCGCGGGTGGGCCAGGAAGAAGGCCGGCTCCTTCCACACCTTGGCGATCAGCTCGTCCAGGTCGTCGGGTGTGGGCTGGCCCTTGCGCGTCTTGATGCGCTGGCCCGGGGCGGCGTTGGTCAGCAGGCCGTATTCGGCGTTGTTGATCAGCTCGCTCTCCTGGCGCTCCTTCACCTTCTCGATCAGCAGGCGGAGCTGCTCCTGGATCTGGTCGATGGGATGGCTGTAGAGGTCGGAGACGCGGGTCTGCACGTCGAGAACGGTGGTGACCGCGTTCAGCGAATATTCCCGCGGGTTCTCGTCGTAGGGGACAAAGGTTTCCGGCAGGTCGGCGTCGTTGCGCGGGCTGCACTCCACCTCGGTCCGCACCTGACCCTGGGGATCGACGACCCGGTTCAGGCGGTAGATGCCGGCCTCCACCGGGGTCCAGGGCAGGAAGGACACCAGCCAGCGCGGCGTTATGCCCGACCACTGCGCCCGTGTCTTCGTGGCGTTGGCGAGCTGGCGGGCCGCCTGCTCGTTCAATGTTCGGCGCAGCTCGGTGTCTTCGGACATGAAATCGGCTCCTTTGGAAAGGCGGCGTGAGAAAGGCGATGGGACGAAAACGGCAGCCGGCGCCATGCGCCGACTCCGGGGAATCGGCGGCTTGCGGACGCGGGGATGAAAGATCGATGGGCGGGAGTGGAAACCCCGGCTCGGCGAAACGGCCTATGGGATGGCACCGCCTCGCCGAAGGTGGATATGACCATGAATGGCTTTCGCCGCAGCCTCAAGCATTGGTAGCGGCGCGGCTGTCGATTGGTCCGCTATAACAGACAAGCCTCCGTTCGATTGGGCGAAGACGCGACGAAAGGAGTTTCGACGGGTTGCGGAGCGGTCTGGATGGTAATTTCCTATTTTTTAAATAGATAATGCGAAGCGCCATCATCGTTTCCGACTGCAGGTCGTCCTATCATCTCCATGAGTCTTTCGGGCAATTGGTTGGAATCCTCATGCCATCTGCAGGATTTCCACGAGCGTCAACTCACTGACGGGGGCATTCGCCCCACGGTAAGCACGGATGGATCTTGTTGTACACACGGGCGAAACGGTTAGGCTGTGTTAAATCTATTTAATTGGTAGGCAATTCGCGTTATTCTCCCTTTCCCGCAGGGGCTATCCTGCGCAATGAGGGAACGAGCCGTGAGCGCCGCGAACGACGACTGCGTCTCCAGCACGCCGGAATCGGCGATCCCCGCCGCCCTTGGCCGCAATCTAAGACGGTTGCGCACGCGCCAGGGGCTGTCCTTGGAGCGGTTGGCCCGGCTGTCCGGCGTCAGCCGGGCGATGCTGGGACAAATCGAACTGGGACGGAGCGCCCCCACCATCACCGTACTGTGGAAGATCGCCCGCGCCCTGGACGTGACGCTGACGGCGCTGACTCGGCTGGACGGACGGGGCGATGTGCTTCTGATGCGGGAGGATCAGGCGCGCAGCTTCGTCTCGCCCGACGGGCTGGTGCTGTCGCGGTCCCTCGCGCCGCCGGGGGAGGGGCGGGGAACCGACTTCCTTGAAATCCGCCTGCGGCCGGGGGGATGCGAAACCGGCGGCGGCGTCTCCTCCGGCTCCAGCATCAACTTGGTGGTGGCGGAGGGGGCCGTGGAACTGTGCGTCGGCAAGGGATTGCACCGCCTCGCGGCCGGCGACGCCGTCCTGTTCGAGGCGGAACGGACCTACCGGTGTCGCAACGCCGACGATGTGGACGCCCGGCTGTTTCTGGTCCTTACGCACGGAGAAGGCTGAAGGCAGCGGTCCGGACCGTGCGTCCCTTGTCGATATTTCACATAGATATCAAGCCATAACTGACAGGTTTGCCAAGAATCTTCTGGAAATGCATATGCGGGTGTGAATAAACTCAATTAGCCTAGTATGAAAATAGATAATCAAGGCACGGAAATCCCATGGCACTACCGAGTTTGCCCTCGGACGCCGCTGCACCCGATGCAGAACGGCTCCTGGGGCTGTACGCCACGATGCAGCGGATTCGCGTTTTCGAGACGCTGGCCGACGAGGCCCACAAGGCCGGGCAGGTGGCGGGCTACATCCATCTGTCCATCGGGCAGGAGGCCATCGCCGCCGCCGTCGGGGCGAATCTGCGCGCCGACGACGTGCTGACCAGCACGCACCGCGGCCACGGCCACACCATCGCTAAGGGTGCCGACCCGCTGGCCATGTTCCGCGAGCTGTGCGGGCGCGCCGGGGGCACCTGCGGCGGCAAGGGCGGGTCGATGCACATCGCCGACTTTTCGGTCGGTATGCTGGGCGCCAATGGCGTCGTGGCCGCCGGCTTGCCCATTGCGGTCGGCGCCGCCCACGCCATCGCGCTGAAGGGCGAGGACCGGATCGCCGTCTGCTTCTTCGGCGACGGCGCCACCAATCGCGGCCCCTTCCTGGAGGCGTTGAACTGGGCCGCCGCCTTCCGGCTGCCGGTGCTGTTCGTCTGCGAGGACAATGGCTATGGCGCCACCACCCGCACCGGCAGCGTGTCGGCGGGCGGTGGTCCCGGCGTTCGGGCGGAAAGCCTGGGCATCCCGGTCACCGTGGTGGACGGTAACGACCTGGCGGCGGTGGACGCGGCGGCGGCGGCCCTCGTCCGCGCCGTGCGCGATGGCGGCGGGCCGCAATTCCTGCACGCCCGCACCTACCGTTTCCGCGGCCACACCTCCAGCGACCCGGCCACCTACCGCGACGCGGCGGAGGTGCGGGCGCAGCTCGCCGGCAACGACCCGCTCCAGCGCGCCGCCGCCACGCTGGCCGAACTCGGCGTGACTCCGGACGCGCTGGAGCGTGTCGAGCGCCACGAGCGCGAGACGCTGGCCGCCGCCCTCGCCACGGCTCTGGACAGTCCTTGGCCGGACCTCCGCACCGCCTTCACCGACGTACAGGACATCGGAGCGCCGCAATGAGCCGCCTGACCTACCGCGAGGCGGCGCGCCTCGCCCTTGCCCACGAGCTGGCCGCCGATCCCGCCGTCTGGACGCTCGGCGAGGACATCGGCCGGGGCGGCGTGTTCGGCCAATATCAAGGACTCCAGGCCGAATTCGGGCCGAACCGCGTCGTTGACACGCCGATCTCCGAGGCCGCCATCATGGGCGGTGCGGTCGGTGCTGCCCT
Proteins encoded in this window:
- a CDS encoding family 2A encapsulin nanocompartment shell protein, which codes for MSEDTELRRTLNEQAARQLANATKTRAQWSGITPRWLVSFLPWTPVEAGIYRLNRVVDPQGQVRTEVECSPRNDADLPETFVPYDENPREYSLNAVTTVLDVQTRVSDLYSHPIDQIQEQLRLLIEKVKERQESELINNAEYGLLTNAAPGQRIKTRKGQPTPDDLDELIAKVWKEPAFFLAHPRAIAAFGRECTRRGVPPPTVTLHGSPFLTWRGLPLIPSDKLHVTPEGRTSILLLRTGEAKQGVIGLFQPGVPGEVAPSLSVRFMGINRKAIASYLISLYCSAAILTEDAIGVLEDVHVGNYYDYA
- a CDS encoding helix-turn-helix domain-containing protein translates to MSAANDDCVSSTPESAIPAALGRNLRRLRTRQGLSLERLARLSGVSRAMLGQIELGRSAPTITVLWKIARALDVTLTALTRLDGRGDVLLMREDQARSFVSPDGLVLSRSLAPPGEGRGTDFLEIRLRPGGCETGGGVSSGSSINLVVAEGAVELCVGKGLHRLAAGDAVLFEAERTYRCRNADDVDARLFLVLTHGEG
- a CDS encoding thiamine pyrophosphate-dependent dehydrogenase E1 component subunit alpha, whose product is MALPSLPSDAAAPDAERLLGLYATMQRIRVFETLADEAHKAGQVAGYIHLSIGQEAIAAAVGANLRADDVLTSTHRGHGHTIAKGADPLAMFRELCGRAGGTCGGKGGSMHIADFSVGMLGANGVVAAGLPIAVGAAHAIALKGEDRIAVCFFGDGATNRGPFLEALNWAAAFRLPVLFVCEDNGYGATTRTGSVSAGGGPGVRAESLGIPVTVVDGNDLAAVDAAAAALVRAVRDGGGPQFLHARTYRFRGHTSSDPATYRDAAEVRAQLAGNDPLQRAAATLAELGVTPDALERVERHERETLAAALATALDSPWPDLRTAFTDVQDIGAPQ